In Equus asinus isolate D_3611 breed Donkey chromosome 13, EquAss-T2T_v2, whole genome shotgun sequence, one DNA window encodes the following:
- the FOXJ1 gene encoding forkhead box protein J1 has translation MAESWLRLSGAGVVEEAGSEGSLEEPDALDDSLTSLQWLQEFSILSAKAPALPPGGTDPHGYHQVPGSAAPGSPLAADPACLGQPHTPGKPTSSCTSRSSPPGLQAPPPDDVDYATNPHVKPPYSYATLICMAMQASKATKITLSAIYKWITDNFCYFRHADPTWQNSIRHNLSLNKCFIKVPREKDEPGKGGFWRIDPQYAERLLSGAFKKRRLPPVHIHPAFARQAVQEPSSTPWPGPLTVNTEAQQLLREFEEATGEAGWGTGEGRLGHKRKQPLPKRVAKVPRPPSTLLLTQEEQGELEPLKGNFDWEAIFDAGTLGGELGTLEALELSPPLSPASHGDVDLTVHGRHIDCPTTWGPPVDQAADSLDFDETFLATSFLQHPWDESGSGCLPPEPLFEAGDATLAADLQDWASVGAFL, from the exons ATGGCGGAGAGCTGGCTACGCCTCTCGGGAGCAGGGGTGGTGGAGGAGGCCGGGTCTGAGGGCAGCCTGGAGGAGCCCGATGCCCTGGATGACAGCCTGACCAGCCTGCAGTGGCTGCAGGAATTCTCCATTCTCAGCGCCAAGGCCCCCGCCCTGCCCCCGGGGGGCACCGACCCCCACGGCTACCACCAGGTGCCAGGCTCGGCGGCGCCGGGTTCCCCCCTGGCGGCGGACCCCGCCTGCCTGGGGCAGCCGCACACGCCCGGCAAGCCCACGTCGTCGTGCACGTCGCGGAGCTCGCCCCCAGGGCTGCAGGCCCCGCCCCCCGACGACGTGGACTATGCCACCAACCCGCACGTGAAGCCGCCCTACTCTTATGCCACGCTCATCTGCATGGCCATGCAGGCCAGCAAGGCCACCAAGATCACCCTGTCAGCCATCTACAAGTGGATCACGGACAACTTCTGCTACTTCCGCCACGCTGATCCCACCTGGCAG AATTCCATCCGCCACAACCTGTCCCTGAACAAGTGCTTCATCAAAGTGCCCCGGGAGAAGGATGAGCCCGGCAAGGGGGGCTTCTGGCGCATCGATCCCCAGTACGCCGAGCGGCTGCTGAGCGGGGCCTTCAAGAAGCGGCGGCTGCCGCCAGTCCACATCCACCCAGCCTTCGCCCGCCAGGCCGTGCAGGAGCCCAGCAGCACCCCGTGGCCCGGGCCGCTGACCGTGAACACGGAGGCCCAGCAGCTGCTGCGGGAGTTCGAGGAGGCCACCGGGGAGGCAGGCTGGGGTACAGGCGAGGGCAGGCTGGGGCATAAGCGCAAACAGCCGCTGCCCAAGCGGGTGGCCAAGGTCCCGCGGCCCCCCAGCACACTGCTGCTGACCCAGGAGGAGCAGGGCGAGCTGGAACCCCTCAAAGGCAACTTTGACTGGGAGGCCATCTTTGATGCTGGCACTCTGGGCGGGGAGCTGGGCACGCTGGAGGCCCTAGAGCTGAGCCCGCCACTGAGCCCTGCCTCGCACGGGGACGTGGACCTCACTGTCCACGGCCGACACATCGACTGCCCCACTACCTGGGGGCCTCCAGTGGATCAGGCTGCCGACAGCCTAGACTTTGACGAGACCTTCCTGGCCACGTCCTTCCTGCAGCACCCCTGGGACGAGAGTGGCAGTGGCTGCCTGCCCCCGGAGCCCCTGTTTGAGGCCGGGGATGCCACCCTGGCTGCTGACCTGCAAGACTGGGCCAGCGTGGGTGCCTTCTTGTAA
- the RNF157 gene encoding E3 ubiquitin ligase RNF157 isoform X6, protein MGALTSRQHAGVEEVDIPSNSVYRYPPKSGSYFASHFIMGGEKFDSTHPEGYLFGENSDLNFLGNRPVVFPYAAPPPQEPVKTLRSLINIRKDTLRLVKCAEEVKAPGEEASRAKVHYNVEFTFDTDARVAITIYYQATEEFQNGIASYIPKDNSLQSETVHYKRGVCQQFCLPSHTVDPSEWAEEELGFDLDREVYPLVVHAVVDEGDEYFGHCHVLLGTFEKHTDGTFCVKPLKQKQVVDGVSYLLQEIYGIENKYNTQDSKVAEDEVSDNSAECVVCLSDVRDTLILPCRHLCLCNTCADTLRYQANNCPICRLPFRALLQIRAMRKKLGPLSPTSFNPIISSQTSDSEEHSSSENIPPGYEVVSLLEALNGPLTPSPAIPPLHVLGDGHLSGILPSYGSDGHLPPVRTLSPLDRLSDCSSQGLKLKKSLSKSVSQNSSVLHEEEDELSCSESETQLSQRPSAQQLGEECGVTPESENLTLSSSGAVGQSSCTETPLSSTISSPEDPASSSLAQSVMSMVSSQSQHSQISTDTVSSMSGSYIAPGTEEEGEALPSPQAASEAPSEEGEMMPAASPDSNSVSLAEGQDAEGNDVIEEEDGSPTQEDGQRTCAFLGMECDNNNDFDIASVKALDNKLCSEVCLPGSWQADNNVSRRNTQHRRLSSGSLEDPESRPCVWGPLAI, encoded by the exons TTTCCTTATGCTGCCCCACCTCCCCAAGAACCAGTGAAGACTCTGAGAAGCCTGATCAACATTCGAAAGGACACGCTAAGACTCGTCAA ATGCGCTGAGGAAGTGAAGGCCCCCGGAGAAGAGGCCAGCAGAGCCAAAGTCCACTACAACGTGGAGTTCACCTTTGACACTGACGCTCGTGTGGCCATCACCATCTATTATCAGGCCACTGAAGAGTTCCAGAATGGTATTGCCAG CTACATCCCCAAAGACAACAGCCTACAGTCGGAGACGGTGCACTACAAGCGAGGCGTGTGCCAGCAGTTCTGCCTGCCCTCCCACACCGTGGACCCCTCCGAGTGGGCGGAGGAGGAG CTTGGCTTCGATCTGGACAGAGAAGTTTATCCGTTAGTGGTCCACGCTGTGGTGGATGAAGGAGACG aGTATTTTGGCCATTGCCATGTACTGCTGGGCACTTTTGAAAAG CACACGGATGGAACTTTCTGTGTCAAGCCCCTCAAACAGAAACAAGTC GTAGATGGGGTCAGCTACCTCCTTCAGGAGATCTATGGAATTGAAAACAAGTACAACACGCAAGATTCAAAG GTGGCTGAGGATGAAGTGAGCGATAACAGTGCCGAGTGTGTGGTGTGCCTGTCGGATGTCCGGGACACCTTGATCCTGCCGTGTCGCCACCTCTGCCTGTGTAACACCTGTGCAGACACCCTGCGCTATCAGGCCAACAACTGCCCCATCTGCCGCCTGC CCTTCCGGGCATTGCTGCAGATCCGAGCCATGAGGAAAAAACTGGGCCCCTTGTCCCCAACCAGCTTTAACCCCATCATCTCCTCCCAGACGTCTGACTCGGAGGAGCATTCG TCCTCAGAGAACATTCCTCCAGGCTATGAAGTGGTGTCTCTTCTGGAGGCCCTCAATGGGCCCCTCACCCCGTCCCCTGCGATCCCTCCACTCCATGTGCTTGGAGATGGCCACCTCTCAGGAATCCTGCCTTCCTATGGCAGCGACGGCCACCTGCCCCCTGTCCGGACGCTCTCCCCGCTCGACCGCCTGTCTGACTGCAGCAGCCAAGGACTCAAGCTCAAAAAGAGTCTCTCCAA ATCCGTCTCCCAGAATTCTTCTGTGTTGCATGAAGAGGAAGATGAGCTTTCTTGCAGTGAATCTGAGACGCAGCTCTCCCAGAGGCCCTCAGCTCAGCAGCTGGGAGAG GAATGTGGTGTAACTCCAGAAAGTGAGAATCTTACCCTGTCGTCGTCAGGAGCTGTTGGCCAGTCGTCTTGCACAGAGACGCCTCTCTCTTCCACAATTTCCTCCCCGGAAG ACCCCGCCAGCAGCAGCCTGGCCCAGTCGGTCATGTCCATGGTGTCCTCCCAGAGCCAGCACTCCCAGATCAGCACCGACACGGTCTCCTCCATGTCCGGCTCCTACATCGCGCCTGGCACTGAAGAGGAGGGCGAGGCTCTCCCTTCCCCCCAGGCCGCCAGCGAGGCCCCTTCAGAAGAAGGAGAG atgatgccagcagcatctccaGACAGCAACTCCGTCAGCCTCGCTGAAGGGCAGGATGCAGAG GGAAATGATGTTATAGAGGAAGAGGATGGATCACCCACGCAAGAAGATG GCCAGAGGACATGCGCATTTCTAGGTATGGAGTGTGACAATAACAATGACTTTGACATCGCAAGCGTGAAAGCACTGGACAATAAGCTGTGCTCTGAGGTCTGCTTACCCG gTTCCTGGCAGGCCGATAACAACGTCAGTCGTCGGAACACGCAGCACCGGCGCTTGTCATCCGGCAGCCTGGAAGACCCTGAGAGCAGGCCCTGTGTGTGGGGCCCTTTGGCCATCTGA
- the RNF157 gene encoding E3 ubiquitin ligase RNF157 isoform X3, which produces MPVQPLLVSLEFFQSFLGSYFASHFIMGGEKFDSTHPEGYLFGENSDLNFLGNRPVVFPYAAPPPQEPVKTLRSLINIRKDTLRLVKCAEEVKAPGEEASRAKVHYNVEFTFDTDARVAITIYYQATEEFQNGIASYIPKDNSLQSETVHYKRGVCQQFCLPSHTVDPSEWAEEELGFDLDREVYPLVVHAVVDEGDEYFGHCHVLLGTFEKHTDGTFCVKPLKQKQVVDGVSYLLQEIYGIENKYNTQDSKVAEDEVSDNSAECVVCLSDVRDTLILPCRHLCLCNTCADTLRYQANNCPICRLPFRALLQIRAMRKKLGPLSPTSFNPIISSQTSDSEEHSSSENIPPGYEVVSLLEALNGPLTPSPAIPPLHVLGDGHLSGILPSYGSDGHLPPVRTLSPLDRLSDCSSQGLKLKKSLSKSVSQNSSVLHEEEDELSCSESETQLSQRPSAQQLGEECGVTPESENLTLSSSGAVGQSSCTETPLSSTISSPEDPASSSLAQSVMSMVSSQSQHSQISTDTVSSMSGSYIAPGTEEEGEALPSPQAASEAPSEEGEMMPAASPDSNSVSLAEGQDAEGNDVIEEEDGSPTQEDGQRTCAFLGMECDNNNDFDIASVKALDNKLCSEVCLPGSWQADNNVSRRNTQHRRLSSGSLEDPESRPCVWGPLAI; this is translated from the exons TTTCCTTATGCTGCCCCACCTCCCCAAGAACCAGTGAAGACTCTGAGAAGCCTGATCAACATTCGAAAGGACACGCTAAGACTCGTCAA ATGCGCTGAGGAAGTGAAGGCCCCCGGAGAAGAGGCCAGCAGAGCCAAAGTCCACTACAACGTGGAGTTCACCTTTGACACTGACGCTCGTGTGGCCATCACCATCTATTATCAGGCCACTGAAGAGTTCCAGAATGGTATTGCCAG CTACATCCCCAAAGACAACAGCCTACAGTCGGAGACGGTGCACTACAAGCGAGGCGTGTGCCAGCAGTTCTGCCTGCCCTCCCACACCGTGGACCCCTCCGAGTGGGCGGAGGAGGAG CTTGGCTTCGATCTGGACAGAGAAGTTTATCCGTTAGTGGTCCACGCTGTGGTGGATGAAGGAGACG aGTATTTTGGCCATTGCCATGTACTGCTGGGCACTTTTGAAAAG CACACGGATGGAACTTTCTGTGTCAAGCCCCTCAAACAGAAACAAGTC GTAGATGGGGTCAGCTACCTCCTTCAGGAGATCTATGGAATTGAAAACAAGTACAACACGCAAGATTCAAAG GTGGCTGAGGATGAAGTGAGCGATAACAGTGCCGAGTGTGTGGTGTGCCTGTCGGATGTCCGGGACACCTTGATCCTGCCGTGTCGCCACCTCTGCCTGTGTAACACCTGTGCAGACACCCTGCGCTATCAGGCCAACAACTGCCCCATCTGCCGCCTGC CCTTCCGGGCATTGCTGCAGATCCGAGCCATGAGGAAAAAACTGGGCCCCTTGTCCCCAACCAGCTTTAACCCCATCATCTCCTCCCAGACGTCTGACTCGGAGGAGCATTCG TCCTCAGAGAACATTCCTCCAGGCTATGAAGTGGTGTCTCTTCTGGAGGCCCTCAATGGGCCCCTCACCCCGTCCCCTGCGATCCCTCCACTCCATGTGCTTGGAGATGGCCACCTCTCAGGAATCCTGCCTTCCTATGGCAGCGACGGCCACCTGCCCCCTGTCCGGACGCTCTCCCCGCTCGACCGCCTGTCTGACTGCAGCAGCCAAGGACTCAAGCTCAAAAAGAGTCTCTCCAA ATCCGTCTCCCAGAATTCTTCTGTGTTGCATGAAGAGGAAGATGAGCTTTCTTGCAGTGAATCTGAGACGCAGCTCTCCCAGAGGCCCTCAGCTCAGCAGCTGGGAGAG GAATGTGGTGTAACTCCAGAAAGTGAGAATCTTACCCTGTCGTCGTCAGGAGCTGTTGGCCAGTCGTCTTGCACAGAGACGCCTCTCTCTTCCACAATTTCCTCCCCGGAAG ACCCCGCCAGCAGCAGCCTGGCCCAGTCGGTCATGTCCATGGTGTCCTCCCAGAGCCAGCACTCCCAGATCAGCACCGACACGGTCTCCTCCATGTCCGGCTCCTACATCGCGCCTGGCACTGAAGAGGAGGGCGAGGCTCTCCCTTCCCCCCAGGCCGCCAGCGAGGCCCCTTCAGAAGAAGGAGAG atgatgccagcagcatctccaGACAGCAACTCCGTCAGCCTCGCTGAAGGGCAGGATGCAGAG GGAAATGATGTTATAGAGGAAGAGGATGGATCACCCACGCAAGAAGATG GCCAGAGGACATGCGCATTTCTAGGTATGGAGTGTGACAATAACAATGACTTTGACATCGCAAGCGTGAAAGCACTGGACAATAAGCTGTGCTCTGAGGTCTGCTTACCCG gTTCCTGGCAGGCCGATAACAACGTCAGTCGTCGGAACACGCAGCACCGGCGCTTGTCATCCGGCAGCCTGGAAGACCCTGAGAGCAGGCCCTGTGTGTGGGGCCCTTTGGCCATCTGA
- the RNF157 gene encoding E3 ubiquitin ligase RNF157 isoform X4, producing the protein MWSWRRLASAWSLGKALEYNLYADWPRLEFPYAAPPPQEPVKTLRSLINIRKDTLRLVKCAEEVKAPGEEASRAKVHYNVEFTFDTDARVAITIYYQATEEFQNGIASYIPKDNSLQSETVHYKRGVCQQFCLPSHTVDPSEWAEEELGFDLDREVYPLVVHAVVDEGDEYFGHCHVLLGTFEKHTDGTFCVKPLKQKQVVDGVSYLLQEIYGIENKYNTQDSKVAEDEVSDNSAECVVCLSDVRDTLILPCRHLCLCNTCADTLRYQANNCPICRLPFRALLQIRAMRKKLGPLSPTSFNPIISSQTSDSEEHSSSENIPPGYEVVSLLEALNGPLTPSPAIPPLHVLGDGHLSGILPSYGSDGHLPPVRTLSPLDRLSDCSSQGLKLKKSLSKSVSQNSSVLHEEEDELSCSESETQLSQRPSAQQLGEECGVTPESENLTLSSSGAVGQSSCTETPLSSTISSPEDPASSSLAQSVMSMVSSQSQHSQISTDTVSSMSGSYIAPGTEEEGEALPSPQAASEAPSEEGEMMPAASPDSNSVSLAEGQDAEGNDVIEEEDGSPTQEDGQRTCAFLGMECDNNNDFDIASVKALDNKLCSEVCLPGSWQADNNVSRRNTQHRRLSSGSLEDPESRPCVWGPLAI; encoded by the exons TTTCCTTATGCTGCCCCACCTCCCCAAGAACCAGTGAAGACTCTGAGAAGCCTGATCAACATTCGAAAGGACACGCTAAGACTCGTCAA ATGCGCTGAGGAAGTGAAGGCCCCCGGAGAAGAGGCCAGCAGAGCCAAAGTCCACTACAACGTGGAGTTCACCTTTGACACTGACGCTCGTGTGGCCATCACCATCTATTATCAGGCCACTGAAGAGTTCCAGAATGGTATTGCCAG CTACATCCCCAAAGACAACAGCCTACAGTCGGAGACGGTGCACTACAAGCGAGGCGTGTGCCAGCAGTTCTGCCTGCCCTCCCACACCGTGGACCCCTCCGAGTGGGCGGAGGAGGAG CTTGGCTTCGATCTGGACAGAGAAGTTTATCCGTTAGTGGTCCACGCTGTGGTGGATGAAGGAGACG aGTATTTTGGCCATTGCCATGTACTGCTGGGCACTTTTGAAAAG CACACGGATGGAACTTTCTGTGTCAAGCCCCTCAAACAGAAACAAGTC GTAGATGGGGTCAGCTACCTCCTTCAGGAGATCTATGGAATTGAAAACAAGTACAACACGCAAGATTCAAAG GTGGCTGAGGATGAAGTGAGCGATAACAGTGCCGAGTGTGTGGTGTGCCTGTCGGATGTCCGGGACACCTTGATCCTGCCGTGTCGCCACCTCTGCCTGTGTAACACCTGTGCAGACACCCTGCGCTATCAGGCCAACAACTGCCCCATCTGCCGCCTGC CCTTCCGGGCATTGCTGCAGATCCGAGCCATGAGGAAAAAACTGGGCCCCTTGTCCCCAACCAGCTTTAACCCCATCATCTCCTCCCAGACGTCTGACTCGGAGGAGCATTCG TCCTCAGAGAACATTCCTCCAGGCTATGAAGTGGTGTCTCTTCTGGAGGCCCTCAATGGGCCCCTCACCCCGTCCCCTGCGATCCCTCCACTCCATGTGCTTGGAGATGGCCACCTCTCAGGAATCCTGCCTTCCTATGGCAGCGACGGCCACCTGCCCCCTGTCCGGACGCTCTCCCCGCTCGACCGCCTGTCTGACTGCAGCAGCCAAGGACTCAAGCTCAAAAAGAGTCTCTCCAA ATCCGTCTCCCAGAATTCTTCTGTGTTGCATGAAGAGGAAGATGAGCTTTCTTGCAGTGAATCTGAGACGCAGCTCTCCCAGAGGCCCTCAGCTCAGCAGCTGGGAGAG GAATGTGGTGTAACTCCAGAAAGTGAGAATCTTACCCTGTCGTCGTCAGGAGCTGTTGGCCAGTCGTCTTGCACAGAGACGCCTCTCTCTTCCACAATTTCCTCCCCGGAAG ACCCCGCCAGCAGCAGCCTGGCCCAGTCGGTCATGTCCATGGTGTCCTCCCAGAGCCAGCACTCCCAGATCAGCACCGACACGGTCTCCTCCATGTCCGGCTCCTACATCGCGCCTGGCACTGAAGAGGAGGGCGAGGCTCTCCCTTCCCCCCAGGCCGCCAGCGAGGCCCCTTCAGAAGAAGGAGAG atgatgccagcagcatctccaGACAGCAACTCCGTCAGCCTCGCTGAAGGGCAGGATGCAGAG GGAAATGATGTTATAGAGGAAGAGGATGGATCACCCACGCAAGAAGATG GCCAGAGGACATGCGCATTTCTAGGTATGGAGTGTGACAATAACAATGACTTTGACATCGCAAGCGTGAAAGCACTGGACAATAAGCTGTGCTCTGAGGTCTGCTTACCCG gTTCCTGGCAGGCCGATAACAACGTCAGTCGTCGGAACACGCAGCACCGGCGCTTGTCATCCGGCAGCCTGGAAGACCCTGAGAGCAGGCCCTGTGTGTGGGGCCCTTTGGCCATCTGA
- the RNF157 gene encoding E3 ubiquitin ligase RNF157 isoform X5, whose product MASPEAPLVPTSNHCLHPKFPYAAPPPQEPVKTLRSLINIRKDTLRLVKCAEEVKAPGEEASRAKVHYNVEFTFDTDARVAITIYYQATEEFQNGIASYIPKDNSLQSETVHYKRGVCQQFCLPSHTVDPSEWAEEELGFDLDREVYPLVVHAVVDEGDEYFGHCHVLLGTFEKHTDGTFCVKPLKQKQVVDGVSYLLQEIYGIENKYNTQDSKVAEDEVSDNSAECVVCLSDVRDTLILPCRHLCLCNTCADTLRYQANNCPICRLPFRALLQIRAMRKKLGPLSPTSFNPIISSQTSDSEEHSSSENIPPGYEVVSLLEALNGPLTPSPAIPPLHVLGDGHLSGILPSYGSDGHLPPVRTLSPLDRLSDCSSQGLKLKKSLSKSVSQNSSVLHEEEDELSCSESETQLSQRPSAQQLGEECGVTPESENLTLSSSGAVGQSSCTETPLSSTISSPEDPASSSLAQSVMSMVSSQSQHSQISTDTVSSMSGSYIAPGTEEEGEALPSPQAASEAPSEEGEMMPAASPDSNSVSLAEGQDAEGNDVIEEEDGSPTQEDGQRTCAFLGMECDNNNDFDIASVKALDNKLCSEVCLPGSWQADNNVSRRNTQHRRLSSGSLEDPESRPCVWGPLAI is encoded by the exons TTTCCTTATGCTGCCCCACCTCCCCAAGAACCAGTGAAGACTCTGAGAAGCCTGATCAACATTCGAAAGGACACGCTAAGACTCGTCAA ATGCGCTGAGGAAGTGAAGGCCCCCGGAGAAGAGGCCAGCAGAGCCAAAGTCCACTACAACGTGGAGTTCACCTTTGACACTGACGCTCGTGTGGCCATCACCATCTATTATCAGGCCACTGAAGAGTTCCAGAATGGTATTGCCAG CTACATCCCCAAAGACAACAGCCTACAGTCGGAGACGGTGCACTACAAGCGAGGCGTGTGCCAGCAGTTCTGCCTGCCCTCCCACACCGTGGACCCCTCCGAGTGGGCGGAGGAGGAG CTTGGCTTCGATCTGGACAGAGAAGTTTATCCGTTAGTGGTCCACGCTGTGGTGGATGAAGGAGACG aGTATTTTGGCCATTGCCATGTACTGCTGGGCACTTTTGAAAAG CACACGGATGGAACTTTCTGTGTCAAGCCCCTCAAACAGAAACAAGTC GTAGATGGGGTCAGCTACCTCCTTCAGGAGATCTATGGAATTGAAAACAAGTACAACACGCAAGATTCAAAG GTGGCTGAGGATGAAGTGAGCGATAACAGTGCCGAGTGTGTGGTGTGCCTGTCGGATGTCCGGGACACCTTGATCCTGCCGTGTCGCCACCTCTGCCTGTGTAACACCTGTGCAGACACCCTGCGCTATCAGGCCAACAACTGCCCCATCTGCCGCCTGC CCTTCCGGGCATTGCTGCAGATCCGAGCCATGAGGAAAAAACTGGGCCCCTTGTCCCCAACCAGCTTTAACCCCATCATCTCCTCCCAGACGTCTGACTCGGAGGAGCATTCG TCCTCAGAGAACATTCCTCCAGGCTATGAAGTGGTGTCTCTTCTGGAGGCCCTCAATGGGCCCCTCACCCCGTCCCCTGCGATCCCTCCACTCCATGTGCTTGGAGATGGCCACCTCTCAGGAATCCTGCCTTCCTATGGCAGCGACGGCCACCTGCCCCCTGTCCGGACGCTCTCCCCGCTCGACCGCCTGTCTGACTGCAGCAGCCAAGGACTCAAGCTCAAAAAGAGTCTCTCCAA ATCCGTCTCCCAGAATTCTTCTGTGTTGCATGAAGAGGAAGATGAGCTTTCTTGCAGTGAATCTGAGACGCAGCTCTCCCAGAGGCCCTCAGCTCAGCAGCTGGGAGAG GAATGTGGTGTAACTCCAGAAAGTGAGAATCTTACCCTGTCGTCGTCAGGAGCTGTTGGCCAGTCGTCTTGCACAGAGACGCCTCTCTCTTCCACAATTTCCTCCCCGGAAG ACCCCGCCAGCAGCAGCCTGGCCCAGTCGGTCATGTCCATGGTGTCCTCCCAGAGCCAGCACTCCCAGATCAGCACCGACACGGTCTCCTCCATGTCCGGCTCCTACATCGCGCCTGGCACTGAAGAGGAGGGCGAGGCTCTCCCTTCCCCCCAGGCCGCCAGCGAGGCCCCTTCAGAAGAAGGAGAG atgatgccagcagcatctccaGACAGCAACTCCGTCAGCCTCGCTGAAGGGCAGGATGCAGAG GGAAATGATGTTATAGAGGAAGAGGATGGATCACCCACGCAAGAAGATG GCCAGAGGACATGCGCATTTCTAGGTATGGAGTGTGACAATAACAATGACTTTGACATCGCAAGCGTGAAAGCACTGGACAATAAGCTGTGCTCTGAGGTCTGCTTACCCG gTTCCTGGCAGGCCGATAACAACGTCAGTCGTCGGAACACGCAGCACCGGCGCTTGTCATCCGGCAGCCTGGAAGACCCTGAGAGCAGGCCCTGTGTGTGGGGCCCTTTGGCCATCTGA